In bacterium, a single window of DNA contains:
- the rsmH gene encoding 16S rRNA (cytosine(1402)-N(4))-methyltransferase RsmH: protein MQTPTLHQGEFHVPVLVREVVAHLLTGPSGMIVDATLGDGGHSLALLESGPPRLQLIGIDVDPQSLAAAQQRLAKFAGRCSLKLGNFRQIAGLLATMGVSPVAGVLADLGISSRQIDLPERGFSYLDEGPLDLRLNPSLPQTAAELLAALEQDELVRLLRDYGEERQARAIARAIVQQRRRQTIRTTTDLRLIIEGVVRGPHRIKAIARVFQALRIAVNDELQALREFLTQAFDCLAPGGRLAVISYHSLEDRIVKDFFRSQARSCTCPPELPVCVCGRQSLAVVLTPRPITPTPEEIAANRRSRSAKLRVLQKR, encoded by the coding sequence GTGCAAACGCCAACGTTACATCAGGGCGAGTTTCACGTGCCGGTGCTGGTGCGTGAAGTGGTCGCCCACCTCCTCACCGGCCCGTCCGGCATGATCGTCGATGCAACGTTGGGCGATGGCGGCCACAGTTTGGCCTTGCTCGAATCTGGACCACCACGGCTACAGCTTATCGGAATAGATGTCGATCCACAATCCCTCGCCGCCGCCCAGCAGCGGCTGGCGAAATTTGCAGGGCGTTGTTCTTTGAAGCTCGGCAACTTCCGGCAAATCGCAGGCCTCTTGGCAACGATGGGAGTATCGCCGGTCGCGGGCGTGCTCGCCGATCTCGGCATCAGCTCGCGCCAAATCGATTTGCCGGAACGTGGCTTCAGTTATCTCGATGAGGGTCCGCTCGATCTGCGCCTGAACCCTTCCCTCCCCCAAACTGCAGCGGAGCTATTGGCGGCTCTGGAACAAGACGAACTGGTGCGTCTCCTGCGGGACTATGGCGAAGAGAGGCAAGCCCGGGCAATCGCGCGAGCCATCGTGCAACAGCGGCGACGGCAGACGATCCGGACGACGACTGATCTTCGCTTGATTATCGAAGGCGTGGTGCGCGGCCCTCATCGGATTAAAGCGATCGCGCGCGTGTTTCAGGCGCTGCGCATCGCAGTGAATGATGAACTGCAGGCCTTGCGCGAATTTCTCACGCAGGCGTTCGATTGCCTGGCGCCCGGCGGCCGGCTGGCCGTCATCAGCTATCATTCACTCGAAGACCGCATCGTCAAAGACTTTTTCCGCAGCCAGGCGCGAAGTTGCACCTGCCCGCCTGAGTTGCCGGTGTGCGTGTGCGGCCGGCAGAGCTTGGCCGTCGTGCTGACCCCCCGGCCGATCACACCCACGCCCGAGGAAATCGCGGCGAATCGCCGCAGCCGCAGCGCAAAATTGCGAGTACTCCAGAAACGATGA
- a CDS encoding UDP-N-acetylmuramoyl-tripeptide--D-alanyl-D-alanine ligase yields MPIILTLGEVLRACEEAATYVGDASLLATRPAALSTDSRTCSVNELFFALQGDKFDGHDFLPQVFNRQALAAVVARAWRRSHPRSKGNFIVVDDPLLALQRLGRTIRRRWGKPVVALTGSNGKTTTKEMLAALLSRKHLVHKTSGNLNNHIGVPLTLSQLTHAHELAVIEMGANHFDEIAGLCDLAAPNYGLITNVGRAHVEFFGDLAGVARAKTELFAYLQAHDGIAFLNADDNRLVAVHPSGLKTITFGLHNPAQVRGTIKAIDPEGHVTLTWREREIRLPVPGAHNASNALAAIAVADFLGLDPATISAGLESFAGVAKRMQILHTAGMTIINDAYNANPESMKAALEFLAQYPKPEHGRRLAILGDMLEMGASAEMVHRELGEFITTLPLQAVFAYGPQMRHLVHAVGQHCWALHFEDKNDLMYEVSRSVREGDVLLLKGSRGMAMEQVLEKLPAQA; encoded by the coding sequence ATGCCAATCATTCTAACTCTGGGTGAAGTCCTGCGGGCCTGTGAGGAAGCCGCGACCTATGTGGGCGACGCGAGCCTGCTCGCCACCCGGCCCGCGGCCCTCTCCACCGATTCCCGCACCTGCAGCGTGAATGAGCTGTTCTTCGCCTTGCAGGGGGATAAATTCGACGGCCATGATTTTCTGCCGCAGGTTTTCAATCGCCAGGCGCTGGCGGCCGTGGTGGCCAGGGCGTGGCGCCGCAGCCACCCGCGCAGCAAAGGCAACTTCATCGTCGTCGACGATCCGCTGCTGGCCTTGCAGCGCCTGGGCCGGACCATTCGCCGGCGCTGGGGCAAGCCGGTGGTCGCGCTCACCGGCAGCAACGGCAAAACCACCACCAAAGAGATGCTGGCGGCACTGTTGTCGCGCAAGCATCTCGTGCACAAAACGAGTGGCAATCTCAACAATCACATTGGCGTGCCGCTGACGTTGTCGCAGCTCACGCACGCGCATGAGCTGGCGGTGATCGAAATGGGCGCGAATCATTTCGATGAAATTGCCGGCCTGTGCGACCTCGCCGCGCCCAACTACGGCCTGATCACCAATGTCGGTCGCGCGCACGTTGAATTTTTCGGCGATCTCGCCGGCGTGGCGCGCGCCAAGACCGAGCTGTTTGCCTATCTGCAGGCGCACGACGGCATCGCTTTCTTGAATGCGGATGACAACCGGCTGGTGGCAGTGCATCCCTCCGGCTTGAAGACGATCACCTTTGGCCTGCACAACCCCGCGCAAGTGCGCGGCACCATCAAAGCCATTGACCCTGAGGGCCATGTGACGCTCACTTGGCGGGAGAGGGAAATTCGCCTGCCGGTGCCGGGCGCGCACAATGCCAGCAACGCCCTTGCGGCGATTGCCGTGGCGGATTTCCTCGGCCTCGATCCCGCCACCATCTCGGCCGGCCTCGAGAGCTTCGCCGGCGTCGCCAAGCGCATGCAGATTTTGCACACTGCCGGCATGACGATCATCAACGACGCCTACAATGCCAATCCCGAGTCCATGAAAGCGGCGCTGGAATTTCTCGCGCAATATCCCAAACCCGAGCACGGCCGCCGCCTTGCGATTCTGGGCGATATGCTGGAAATGGGCGCCAGCGCCGAGATGGTGCACCGGGAACTGGGCGAGTTCATCACCACGCTCCCGCTCCAGGCGGTGTTTGCCTATGGCCCGCAAATGAGGCATCTCGTGCATGCCGTTGGCCAGCATTGCTGGGCGCTCCATTTTGAAGACAAAAACGATTTGATGTATGAGGTGAGTCGCTCGGTGCGCGAGGGGGATGTGCTTCTGCTCAAAGGCAGCCGGGGCATGGCCATGGAGCAAGTGTTGGAAAAGCTGCCGGCGCAAGCGTGA
- a CDS encoding PASTA domain-containing protein, with protein sequence MPLLRKPPKPKVAGPLNRVVFVEGFFLFFAICVVLRLLYVEVWQSGKYRDLAKAQHYTAIPLEAQRGIIYDRNQNLLALNDACISVGVDLRQVKDRRSLANKLAPLLHEPAAALLARMRTDLPFVWLKRRVDAELAQKIQASKIPGLRLEKDARRRYPHKEIGAHLIGFTDVDGRGISGIELACDSLLRGQDGRRVLQRDAIGNALPDLAMPEVQPVHGQHVYLTIDYILQTIATEELRASLDFFAASSGTVTITDPRTGEVLALACEPGFDLNNPGAYSPATRRNRAVTDQVEPGSTFKLVTLATVLQEKIRQPHDVIYCENGAYKFAGKVITDHGERYGNLTVAQVLANSSNIGTTKLARLAGKEKIYRYARDFGFGMPARTGLEGEAGGTLKPPGDWSGYTIAAMAMGYEVSVTAVQMAMAYGAVANGGLLLRPRVIAGIADSKGRVTRDEQPEVVRRVLSREVSATLTHLLEGVVQQGTGKNAKIDGVRIAGKTGTARRTLENARGYSSGNFLSSFVGFFPAEQPRYLIVVMIENPRRDHWGAMVAAPAFRRIAERMLGVEAGAVTSAHRSHEQTENFSEMIMDPRKIVVPDLTSRHRSVVEEILENLELKPIWDGEGDFILNQLPPPGAVVFRNSPVTLQLFQTEQSRRQPQTMPALVGLSLRQALRLLSVANVEARVVGSGRVVQQYPPAGTPITSGVRCELRCRSEVPVAREAVVH encoded by the coding sequence GTGCCGCTGCTGCGGAAGCCGCCCAAGCCGAAAGTCGCCGGGCCGCTGAACCGCGTCGTTTTTGTCGAAGGTTTTTTTTTGTTCTTTGCCATCTGTGTCGTGCTGCGGCTGCTCTATGTCGAAGTCTGGCAAAGCGGCAAGTATCGCGACCTCGCCAAGGCGCAGCATTACACCGCCATCCCGCTGGAAGCGCAACGCGGCATTATCTATGACCGCAACCAAAACCTGCTGGCGCTCAACGACGCCTGCATTTCCGTGGGCGTCGATCTCCGCCAGGTGAAGGATCGCCGCAGCCTGGCCAACAAGCTGGCGCCGCTGCTGCATGAGCCGGCCGCGGCGCTGCTGGCGCGCATGCGCACCGATCTGCCGTTCGTGTGGCTGAAGCGTCGCGTGGACGCCGAGCTTGCCCAAAAGATTCAGGCGAGCAAGATTCCCGGCCTGCGCCTCGAAAAAGATGCCCGGCGCCGCTATCCGCACAAGGAAATCGGCGCGCACCTGATCGGCTTCACCGACGTCGACGGCCGCGGCATCTCCGGCATCGAACTGGCGTGTGATTCGTTGCTGCGCGGGCAGGACGGCCGCCGCGTGCTGCAGCGGGATGCGATCGGCAACGCGCTGCCCGATCTCGCCATGCCGGAAGTGCAACCGGTGCACGGCCAGCACGTGTATCTGACCATCGACTACATCCTGCAGACGATCGCCACCGAGGAGTTGCGCGCCAGCCTCGACTTCTTCGCGGCCAGCAGCGGCACGGTGACCATCACTGATCCCCGCACCGGCGAAGTTCTCGCGCTGGCCTGCGAGCCGGGCTTTGATCTCAACAACCCCGGCGCCTATTCACCGGCCACGCGGCGCAACCGCGCGGTCACCGATCAAGTGGAGCCGGGTTCGACGTTCAAACTGGTGACGCTCGCCACCGTCCTGCAGGAGAAGATCCGGCAACCCCATGACGTCATCTACTGTGAGAATGGCGCCTACAAGTTTGCCGGCAAAGTCATCACCGATCATGGTGAGCGCTACGGCAATCTCACGGTCGCGCAAGTGCTGGCCAACTCCAGCAACATCGGCACCACCAAGCTGGCGCGGCTGGCGGGCAAGGAAAAGATCTATCGTTACGCGCGCGACTTTGGTTTCGGCATGCCGGCGCGCACTGGCCTGGAGGGCGAGGCCGGCGGCACGCTCAAGCCGCCGGGTGATTGGTCGGGCTACACGATCGCTGCCATGGCCATGGGCTATGAAGTTTCCGTGACCGCGGTGCAAATGGCCATGGCCTATGGCGCAGTCGCGAATGGCGGCCTGCTGTTGCGGCCGCGGGTGATCGCCGGCATAGCCGACAGCAAGGGAAGAGTAACGCGCGACGAGCAGCCGGAAGTCGTGCGGCGCGTCCTGAGCCGGGAAGTGTCGGCAACGCTGACGCACCTGCTGGAAGGCGTGGTACAGCAGGGCACCGGCAAGAATGCCAAAATCGACGGCGTTCGCATCGCCGGCAAAACCGGCACCGCCCGCCGCACTTTGGAAAACGCCCGCGGTTACTCCAGCGGCAATTTCCTCTCGTCTTTCGTGGGCTTCTTTCCGGCGGAGCAGCCGCGCTATCTGATCGTGGTGATGATCGAAAATCCGCGCCGCGATCACTGGGGCGCCATGGTGGCCGCGCCCGCGTTTCGCCGTATCGCCGAGCGCATGTTGGGCGTGGAAGCCGGTGCCGTCACCTCTGCGCACCGCAGCCACGAGCAAACCGAAAACTTCAGTGAGATGATCATGGATCCCCGCAAAATCGTCGTACCGGACCTGACCAGCCGCCATCGCAGCGTGGTCGAAGAAATCCTGGAAAACCTCGAACTCAAGCCGATCTGGGACGGCGAAGGCGATTTCATTCTCAATCAACTGCCGCCACCCGGCGCCGTCGTGTTTCGCAATTCGCCGGTGACGTTGCAGCTCTTTCAAACCGAGCAATCACGCCGCCAGCCGCAGACCATGCCCGCGCTGGTTGGACTTTCCCTGCGGCAGGCGCTGCGCCTGCTGTCCGTGGCCAACGTGGAGGCGCGCGTGGTCGGCAGCGGCCGAGTGGTGCAGCAGTACCCGCCGGCCGGCACGCCGATCACCTCCGGCGTGCGCTGCGAGCTGCGCTGCCGCTCGGAGGTGCCGGTTGCCCGCGAGGCCGTGGTGCATTGA
- the mraY gene encoding phospho-N-acetylmuramoyl-pentapeptide-transferase, producing the protein MLYYLLYPLSKYVSGFNLFQYISVRAAFAAITALLISFVIGPRLIHALRVRLIGQEVRKDGPQTHLKKQGTPTMGGFIILAAVLLPTLLWARATIYVALVVLATVWMGIVGFVDDYLKVVKKLPKGLYGRYKIVGQVSLGFVLGTIIYFTPQFDGIATLTTVPFFKNFEFDLGLSLAYPLSFIPYVLVVIFIITATSNSVNLTDGLDGLAAGLVAISAAAWALISYVSGRTDFSDYLNILFLPGAGELTVFCAALFGAALGFLWYNAHPAQVFMGDTGSLALGSALGALAVLVKKELLLPIIGGMFVAESLSVILQVWYFRRTGGKRIFRMAPLHHHFELKGWSEPQVVVRFWIIGILLALLTLATFKVR; encoded by the coding sequence ATGTTGTACTATCTGCTCTATCCGTTGAGCAAGTATGTTTCCGGCTTCAATCTGTTTCAATACATCTCGGTGCGGGCGGCCTTTGCGGCGATCACGGCGTTGTTGATCAGCTTCGTGATAGGCCCGCGGTTGATTCATGCGCTGCGCGTGCGGCTGATTGGCCAGGAAGTCCGCAAGGATGGCCCGCAGACCCATTTGAAAAAACAGGGCACGCCCACCATGGGCGGGTTCATCATCCTGGCGGCGGTGCTGCTGCCCACGCTGTTGTGGGCGCGCGCCACCATCTATGTCGCGCTGGTCGTGCTCGCCACGGTGTGGATGGGCATCGTTGGCTTCGTGGATGATTATCTCAAAGTCGTCAAGAAGCTGCCCAAGGGCCTCTATGGCCGCTACAAGATCGTCGGCCAGGTCTCGCTGGGATTCGTGCTCGGCACGATCATTTACTTTACGCCGCAATTCGACGGCATCGCCACGCTCACGACCGTGCCGTTTTTCAAGAATTTCGAATTCGACCTGGGCCTGAGCCTGGCTTATCCGCTGAGTTTCATCCCGTATGTGCTGGTGGTGATCTTCATCATCACCGCCACCAGCAACTCGGTGAACTTGACTGACGGTCTCGACGGCTTGGCCGCCGGCTTGGTGGCGATCTCCGCCGCAGCCTGGGCGCTGATCAGTTATGTCTCCGGCCGTACGGATTTCAGCGATTATCTCAACATCCTGTTCCTGCCGGGCGCCGGCGAACTCACGGTTTTCTGCGCCGCGTTGTTTGGCGCGGCGCTGGGTTTTCTGTGGTACAACGCTCATCCGGCGCAGGTGTTCATGGGCGACACCGGCTCGCTCGCCCTGGGCAGCGCGCTGGGCGCGCTCGCGGTTCTGGTGAAGAAAGAATTGCTGCTGCCGATCATTGGCGGCATGTTCGTGGCGGAGAGCCTGTCCGTCATTCTGCAAGTCTGGTATTTCCGGCGCACCGGCGGCAAGCGCATCTTTCGCATGGCGCCCCTGCATCACCATTTTGAACTGAAGGGCTGGAGCGAGCCGCAAGTTGTTGTGCGCTTCTGGATCATCGGCATTCTGCTCGCGCTGCTCACGCTCGCCACCTTCA
- a CDS encoding cell division protein FtsL has protein sequence MASPKIARRAPARRQPRPRVASHPVRRVAQPSPRSGRTGVSAGRVWAALITPFFLLLFFGLLLIWLRVAVSDLAVAVARAETQKRELQEQNTRLLVRAEQLGGYGRIAKIAREQLHMTRVATKLIVVTPE, from the coding sequence ATGGCCAGCCCCAAAATCGCGCGTCGCGCGCCTGCCCGCCGCCAACCTCGGCCGCGCGTGGCCTCGCACCCTGTGCGGCGCGTTGCGCAGCCCTCGCCACGCAGCGGCCGCACCGGCGTCAGCGCGGGGCGGGTCTGGGCTGCCTTGATCACGCCCTTCTTCCTGCTGCTGTTTTTCGGCCTGCTGTTGATCTGGCTGCGCGTGGCGGTCAGTGATCTGGCGGTGGCCGTTGCGCGCGCGGAGACGCAGAAGCGCGAGTTGCAGGAACAGAACACTCGTTTGCTGGTGCGCGCCGAACAACTGGGAGGCTATGGCCGCATTGCCAAGATTGCACGGGAGCAATTACACATGACCAGGGTTGCCACCAAACTGATTGTCGTCACACCGGAATGA